From a region of the Pseudoxanthomonas sp. X-1 genome:
- the aceE gene encoding pyruvate dehydrogenase (acetyl-transferring), homodimeric type has product MNWLNEMLQSDPDPAETQEWIQSLKAVIDAEGPLRAHQLLEDLVELTRRSGAYLPFSPTTEYVNTIAPNLEAKSPGDSALEWKIRSIIRWNAMAMVVRANRKPGDLGGHIASFASAATLYDVGFNHFWRAPSENHPGDLLYIQGHSAPGIYARAFLEGRITETQLDNFRMECEGKGISSYPHPWLMPDFWQTPTVSMGLGPLSAIYQAQFMKYLEHRGLIEKSDRKVWCFIGDGESDEPETLGAIALAGREGLDNLIFVVNCNLQRLDGPVRGNGKIIQELEGVFRGGGWNVIKLLWGSYWDPLLARDTDGVLRKLMMETVDGEYQNCKAFGGAYTRANFFGKYPETAAMVANLSDDDIWRLNRGGHDPHKVYAAYHAAVNTKGMPTVILAKTVKGYGMGSAGESLNPTHQTKKLDDDAVRTFRDRFNIPLSDKQLAEAEQVPFYNPGPDSPEVRYMKERRAALGGYLPARRRKADKSFTVPPLQTYERLLKDSGERKYSTTMAFVQTLNIALRDKELGPRIVPIVADEARTFGMEGMFRQIGIYAPFGQKYKPVDADQLMYYREDQSGQVLQQGISEPGAISSWLAAGTSYSVSNVPMLPFYIYYSMFGFQRVGDIAWQAADMRTRGFLLGGTAGRTTLNGEGLQHEDGFSLVIAGSIPNVRSYDATFGYEVTVILQHGMKSMMEEQKDEYYYLTLMNENYTHPEMPAGAEEGIIKGMYLLTDAGKPKKGELRVQLLGSGTILREAIAAAELLDKDFGVTADIWSCPSFNELRRDGFAAERWNRLHPEGEQRKPYVTQCLEGRQGPVIAATDYVRAYSDQIRAFLPTTNYTVLGTDGFGRSDTRANLRRFFEVDRYYIAHAAIAALAKDGKMTGKDVARAIKQYKIDVEKVNPDGA; this is encoded by the coding sequence ATGAACTGGTTGAACGAGATGCTGCAGAGCGATCCGGATCCGGCCGAGACCCAGGAGTGGATCCAGTCGCTCAAGGCGGTCATCGACGCCGAAGGCCCGCTGCGCGCCCACCAGCTGCTGGAGGACCTGGTCGAACTGACCCGCCGCTCCGGCGCCTACCTGCCGTTCTCGCCCACCACCGAGTACGTCAACACCATCGCCCCCAACCTGGAGGCCAAGAGCCCCGGCGACAGCGCGCTGGAGTGGAAGATCCGCTCGATCATCCGCTGGAACGCCATGGCCATGGTCGTGCGCGCCAACCGCAAGCCGGGCGACCTGGGCGGCCACATCGCCTCCTTCGCCTCGGCCGCCACGCTCTATGACGTGGGCTTCAACCACTTCTGGCGCGCCCCGTCGGAGAACCACCCCGGCGACCTGCTCTACATCCAGGGCCACAGCGCCCCGGGCATCTACGCCCGCGCCTTCCTGGAAGGCCGCATCACCGAGACCCAGCTGGACAACTTCCGCATGGAGTGCGAAGGCAAGGGCATCTCGTCCTATCCGCACCCCTGGCTGATGCCCGATTTCTGGCAGACCCCGACCGTGTCGATGGGCCTGGGGCCGCTGAGCGCCATCTACCAGGCGCAGTTCATGAAGTACCTCGAGCACCGCGGCCTGATCGAGAAGTCCGACCGCAAGGTGTGGTGCTTCATCGGCGACGGCGAGAGCGACGAGCCGGAGACCCTGGGCGCCATCGCCCTGGCCGGCCGCGAGGGCCTGGACAACCTGATCTTCGTGGTCAACTGCAACCTGCAGCGTCTGGACGGCCCGGTGCGCGGCAACGGCAAGATCATCCAGGAGCTGGAAGGCGTGTTCCGCGGCGGCGGCTGGAACGTGATCAAGCTGCTGTGGGGCTCGTACTGGGATCCGCTTCTGGCCCGCGACACCGACGGCGTGCTGCGCAAGCTGATGATGGAAACCGTCGACGGCGAGTACCAGAACTGCAAGGCCTTCGGCGGCGCCTACACGCGCGCCAACTTCTTCGGCAAGTATCCGGAGACCGCCGCCATGGTCGCCAACCTGTCCGATGACGACATCTGGCGCCTCAACCGCGGTGGCCACGACCCGCACAAGGTCTACGCGGCCTACCACGCGGCGGTGAACACCAAGGGCATGCCCACCGTGATCCTGGCCAAGACGGTCAAGGGCTACGGCATGGGCAGCGCGGGCGAATCGCTCAACCCGACCCACCAGACCAAGAAGCTCGACGACGACGCGGTGCGCACCTTCCGCGACCGCTTCAACATCCCCTTAAGCGACAAGCAGCTGGCCGAGGCCGAGCAGGTGCCCTTCTACAACCCGGGCCCGGACTCGCCGGAAGTGCGCTACATGAAGGAGCGCCGCGCCGCGCTGGGCGGCTATCTGCCCGCGCGCCGCCGCAAGGCCGACAAGTCCTTCACCGTGCCGCCGCTGCAGACCTACGAGCGCCTGCTCAAGGACAGCGGCGAGCGCAAGTACTCCACCACCATGGCCTTCGTGCAGACGCTCAACATCGCCCTGCGCGACAAGGAGCTGGGCCCGCGCATCGTGCCGATCGTGGCCGACGAGGCGCGCACCTTCGGCATGGAGGGCATGTTCCGCCAGATCGGCATCTACGCCCCGTTCGGCCAGAAGTACAAGCCGGTCGATGCCGACCAGCTGATGTACTACCGCGAGGACCAGTCCGGCCAGGTGCTGCAGCAGGGCATCAGCGAGCCGGGCGCCATCTCGTCCTGGCTGGCCGCCGGCACCAGCTACTCGGTGTCCAACGTGCCGATGCTGCCGTTCTACATCTACTACTCGATGTTCGGCTTCCAGCGCGTGGGCGACATCGCCTGGCAGGCCGCCGACATGCGCACCCGCGGCTTCCTGCTGGGCGGCACCGCCGGGCGCACCACGCTCAACGGCGAAGGCCTGCAGCACGAGGACGGCTTCAGCCTGGTCATCGCCGGCTCCATCCCCAACGTGCGCAGCTATGACGCCACCTTCGGCTACGAAGTCACCGTCATCCTCCAGCACGGCATGAAGTCGATGATGGAAGAGCAGAAGGACGAGTACTACTACCTGACGCTGATGAACGAGAACTACACCCATCCGGAAATGCCGGCGGGTGCGGAGGAAGGCATCATCAAGGGCATGTACCTGCTCACCGACGCCGGCAAGCCCAAGAAGGGCGAGCTGCGCGTGCAGCTGCTGGGCAGCGGCACCATCCTGCGCGAGGCCATCGCCGCGGCCGAGCTGCTGGACAAGGACTTCGGCGTGACCGCCGACATCTGGTCCTGCCCCAGCTTCAACGAACTGCGCCGCGACGGCTTCGCCGCCGAGCGCTGGAACCGCCTGCATCCGGAAGGCGAACAGCGCAAGCCCTACGTCACCCAGTGCCTGGAAGGCCGCCAGGGCCCGGTCATCGCCGCCACCGACTACGTGCGCGCCTACAGCGACCAGATCCGCGCCTTCCTGCCCACCACCAACTACACCGTGCTGGGCACCGACGGCTTCGGCCGCAGCGACACCCGCGCCAACCTGCGCCGCTTCTTCGAGGTGGACCGCTACTACATCGCCCACGCCGCCATCGCGGCGCTGGCCAAGGACGGCAAGATGACCGGCAAGGACGTGGCCCGCGCGATCAAGCAGTACAAGATCGACGTGGAGAAGGTGAATCCGGACGGGGCGTGA
- a CDS encoding PadR family transcriptional regulator: MHPRSRHHGRGHDAHGQDRHASHEGRARRGHDDQDTGRPEADAPAGDGGSRPAQRGGRERLGRRGERGEGQRSPRRLAHGDLRLLLLGLLEAQPRHGYELIQLIGEMFLGQYAPSAGAVYPALAQLQDDGLVTSSEDGARRLHALTEAGRAFVHAHAQALDDARLRTRHSARMLVKAGLPAPVRGGMSAVKRALLAHHGHWTPESGEAIARILQQAAAQIAQVSRGD; this comes from the coding sequence ATGCATCCACGTTCACGCCATCACGGCCGCGGCCACGATGCGCACGGCCAGGACCGCCACGCCTCGCACGAGGGGCGTGCCCGGCGCGGCCACGACGACCAGGACACCGGCCGGCCTGAAGCGGACGCTCCGGCCGGGGACGGCGGGTCGCGCCCTGCACAGCGCGGGGGCCGCGAGCGCCTGGGCCGTCGCGGCGAGCGCGGCGAAGGTCAGCGCAGCCCGCGCCGGCTGGCGCACGGCGATCTGCGCCTGCTGCTGCTGGGACTGCTGGAGGCGCAGCCGCGCCATGGCTACGAGCTGATCCAGCTGATCGGCGAGATGTTCCTGGGGCAGTACGCGCCGTCCGCCGGCGCGGTCTACCCGGCGCTGGCCCAGCTGCAGGACGACGGCCTGGTGACAAGCAGCGAGGACGGCGCGCGCCGCCTGCATGCGCTGACCGAGGCCGGCCGCGCCTTTGTGCATGCCCACGCGCAGGCACTGGACGACGCGCGCCTGCGCACCAGGCACAGCGCGCGCATGCTGGTGAAGGCCGGCCTGCCCGCGCCGGTGCGCGGCGGCATGAGCGCGGTCAAGCGCGCCCTGCTGGCCCACCATGGCCACTGGACGCCGGAATCGGGCGAGGCGATCGCGCGGATCCTGCAGCAGGCCGCCGCGCAGATCGCGCAGGTGTCGCGTGGCGACTGA
- a CDS encoding transcriptional repressor, with protein MATEAHLAALQSAGLRLTVPRRALLELLARQPVACDAMSLHQQLRGQGRRVSLGTVYRLLRVLEDRQLAIAIASPHGRTLWRLCQPAPSAPRDAAATSAWLRSLAAELGYRLVPLH; from the coding sequence GTGGCGACTGAGGCGCACCTCGCGGCGCTGCAGTCCGCGGGCCTGCGCCTGACCGTACCGCGCCGGGCCCTGCTGGAACTGCTCGCGCGGCAGCCGGTGGCCTGCGACGCCATGTCCCTGCACCAGCAGCTGCGCGGCCAGGGCCGCCGCGTGAGCCTGGGCACCGTCTATCGCCTGCTGCGCGTCCTGGAGGACCGGCAGCTGGCGATTGCCATCGCCAGCCCGCACGGCCGCACCTTGTGGCGCCTGTGCCAGCCCGCGCCTTCCGCGCCCCGCGATGCGGCGGCCACGAGCGCCTGGTTGCGCTCGCTCGCCGCCGAGCTGGGCTATCGCCTGGTGCCGTTGCACTGA
- a CDS encoding siderophore-interacting protein, with product MSLHESRRIQHPVVFRRLEVVEALDLTPHMRRIVVGGPQLEGFVSASPEDHVKLFFPNPEGAFVTPTPGPNGPAFPPGQTPSPMRDYTPRLYDAQAGTLAIDFVLHGDGPASTWAAQAKVGDALAMGGPRGSFLVADDFDHYVLVGDETALPAIGRWLGEMPAGRRATVLIEIPEEADRQDLPTQAEATVHWLPRNGVPAQRSELLEQVLDDVSPDGDAFWWIACESRRARMMRKFLEGHRNVPRAWIKATGYWKHADSEDDEE from the coding sequence ATGTCCTTGCATGAAAGCCGCAGGATTCAACACCCGGTCGTGTTCCGCCGCCTCGAGGTGGTGGAGGCGCTCGACCTGACCCCGCACATGCGCCGCATCGTGGTCGGCGGGCCGCAGCTCGAAGGCTTCGTGAGCGCCTCGCCGGAGGACCACGTCAAGCTGTTCTTCCCCAACCCGGAGGGCGCGTTCGTCACGCCCACGCCGGGACCCAACGGTCCGGCGTTCCCGCCGGGCCAGACGCCCTCGCCGATGCGCGACTACACCCCGCGTCTGTACGACGCCCAGGCCGGCACGCTGGCGATCGACTTCGTGCTGCACGGCGACGGCCCGGCCAGCACCTGGGCCGCGCAGGCCAAGGTGGGCGACGCACTGGCCATGGGCGGACCGCGCGGCTCGTTCCTGGTGGCCGACGACTTCGACCACTACGTGCTGGTGGGCGACGAGACGGCGCTGCCGGCCATCGGCCGCTGGCTGGGCGAGATGCCGGCCGGGCGCAGGGCCACGGTGCTGATCGAGATCCCCGAGGAGGCCGACCGCCAGGATCTGCCGACGCAGGCCGAGGCCACCGTGCACTGGCTGCCGCGCAACGGCGTGCCCGCGCAGCGCAGCGAACTGCTGGAACAGGTGCTGGACGATGTGTCGCCCGACGGCGACGCGTTCTGGTGGATCGCCTGCGAATCGCGCCGCGCGCGGATGATGCGCAAGTTCCTCGAAGGCCACCGCAACGTGCCCAGGGCTTGGATCAAGGCCACTGGGTACTGGAAGCATGCGGATAGTGAGGATGACGAGGAGTGA
- a CDS encoding GH92 family glycosyl hydrolase: MRPSASSPSFALRTAPAYARRQGLLTLAVAAALWLPVGASAQTAFSTSFEDGQPAPGAAKDSGVQLRIGNGPKAPYTAKADAGYSGVRALGYAGGDGRAQLFKVDTVIEADTTLSWLVLPEIVDGDTVASTHVSLDAVLDDGTRVSATPARDQHGFALGARAQGESKSLYPQQWARKAVRLGDVPALRGKRVVAIELELQPGAGKTARGWIDDVALGEVTQPKRSAPTDWVLTTRGTQANSTFSRGNNFPATAVPHGFNFWTPVTDAGSLSWLYHWNEKNDAANRPRLQALALSHEPSPWMGDRQTFQVMPSLERGVPEADRAKRALAFSHDNELARPQQYRVRFDNGIVAALAPTDHAAVFEFDFPEGGDANLLFDNVDARAGLTLDAKTQTLSGYTDVRSGLSTGATRMFVYASFDAPWQRSGSIETGRPTGYIKFAQGTRKVSMRIATSLISLDQARHNLALEVREDDTVASVAARAQQQWDTLLGKLQVDGASEDQRTTLYSNLYRLHLYPNSAFENVGSQAQPQWRYASQNSWSDKATEGSSVRSFAPIRDGKVYVNNGLWDTFRTAWPAYGLLDAPHAGALIDGFLEQYRAGGWVARWSSPGYADLMVGTSSDVAFADAYAKGIAGFDARLAYEAALKNATVVSPDRHVGRKGMAHSLFRGYADTETHEGMSWTLEGTLNDFGIATMAQGLSRTAASARDKQRYDEEAEYFRYRAAEYANLFDRDVGFFQGRKPDGHWRVDAKDYDPRVWGNDYTESSGWTFAFTAAHDGNGLAALYGGRDALARKLDQYFATQETADPKFSGSYRGVIHEMTEARDVRMGMYAHSNQTAHHIAWMYLYAGQPWKTQALTREVLSRLYLGSEIGQGYPGDEDNGEMSAWYVLASMGLYPLRMGSPDYVIGSPLFKQSTLALPGGRQLIVRAANNAPENVYVQSLKVNGKPWTRTWIPHALLAQGATLDFVMGPTPSKWGSAPQDAPPSLTPAGHAPTTLADVIGRDAQVTVAGQAAPALVDDDGETVTALPGGQAQIDIALASPVQPTFYTLTSGARAIEHARWTLEARRGNGGWQAIDTRSDEAFPWTLQTRPFRIAKPGTFDAYRLRLEAPGRTELAEIQLLAPHEPVPLKE, translated from the coding sequence ATGCGCCCATCTGCCTCGTCTCCATCGTTCGCGCTTCGCACTGCGCCTGCTTACGCCAGACGCCAGGGTCTGCTGACGCTGGCCGTCGCAGCGGCGCTGTGGCTCCCGGTCGGCGCGTCGGCGCAGACCGCGTTCTCCACCTCGTTCGAGGACGGCCAGCCCGCGCCGGGAGCGGCGAAAGACAGCGGCGTGCAGTTGCGGATCGGCAACGGGCCGAAGGCGCCCTACACGGCCAAGGCCGACGCCGGTTACAGCGGCGTCAGGGCACTGGGCTATGCCGGCGGCGATGGCCGCGCGCAGCTGTTCAAGGTCGATACGGTCATCGAAGCCGACACCACGCTGTCGTGGCTGGTGCTGCCGGAGATCGTCGACGGCGACACCGTGGCCTCCACCCATGTCTCGCTGGATGCGGTGCTGGACGACGGCACGCGCGTGTCCGCCACGCCGGCGCGCGATCAGCACGGCTTCGCGCTGGGCGCCAGGGCGCAGGGCGAGTCGAAGTCGCTGTATCCGCAGCAGTGGGCGCGCAAGGCGGTGCGGCTGGGCGATGTGCCGGCGCTGCGCGGCAAGCGCGTGGTGGCGATCGAACTGGAGCTGCAGCCCGGCGCCGGCAAGACCGCGCGCGGCTGGATCGACGATGTCGCGCTGGGTGAGGTGACGCAACCCAAGCGCAGCGCGCCCACAGACTGGGTGCTGACCACGCGCGGCACGCAGGCCAACAGCACCTTCTCGCGTGGCAACAACTTCCCGGCCACGGCGGTGCCGCACGGCTTCAACTTCTGGACGCCGGTGACCGATGCGGGCTCGCTGTCCTGGCTCTATCACTGGAACGAGAAGAACGACGCGGCCAACCGGCCGCGCCTGCAGGCCCTGGCGCTGAGCCACGAACCCAGTCCGTGGATGGGCGACCGCCAGACCTTCCAGGTCATGCCGTCGCTGGAGCGCGGCGTGCCGGAGGCCGATCGTGCCAAGCGGGCGCTGGCCTTCTCGCACGACAACGAGCTGGCGCGCCCGCAGCAGTATCGGGTGCGCTTCGACAACGGCATCGTCGCCGCGCTGGCGCCGACCGACCATGCGGCGGTGTTCGAGTTCGACTTTCCCGAAGGTGGCGATGCCAACCTGCTGTTCGACAACGTCGATGCGCGCGCCGGGCTGACGCTGGACGCCAAGACCCAGACGCTGTCGGGCTATACCGATGTGCGCAGCGGCCTGTCCACCGGCGCCACGCGCATGTTCGTGTATGCGAGTTTCGACGCGCCGTGGCAGCGCAGTGGCAGCATCGAGACCGGCCGGCCCACCGGCTACATCAAGTTCGCCCAGGGCACGCGCAAGGTGAGCATGCGCATCGCGACCTCGCTGATCTCGCTCGACCAGGCCCGGCACAACCTGGCGCTGGAAGTGCGCGAGGACGACACCGTGGCCAGCGTGGCCGCGCGCGCGCAGCAGCAGTGGGATACGCTGCTGGGCAAGCTGCAGGTGGACGGGGCCAGCGAGGATCAGCGCACCACGCTGTATTCCAACCTGTACCGCCTGCACCTGTATCCCAACTCCGCCTTCGAGAACGTCGGCAGCCAGGCGCAGCCGCAGTGGCGCTACGCCAGCCAGAACAGCTGGTCGGACAAGGCCACCGAAGGCAGCTCGGTGCGCAGCTTCGCGCCGATCCGCGATGGCAAGGTCTACGTCAACAACGGGCTGTGGGACACCTTCCGCACGGCGTGGCCGGCCTATGGCCTGCTGGATGCGCCGCATGCCGGCGCGTTGATCGATGGCTTCCTGGAGCAGTACCGCGCCGGTGGCTGGGTGGCGCGCTGGTCCTCGCCGGGCTATGCCGACCTGATGGTGGGCACCAGTTCGGACGTGGCCTTCGCCGACGCGTATGCCAAGGGCATCGCGGGCTTCGACGCCAGGCTGGCCTACGAGGCGGCGCTGAAGAACGCCACGGTGGTTTCGCCGGACCGGCATGTCGGCCGCAAGGGCATGGCGCACTCGCTGTTCCGCGGCTATGCCGACACCGAGACGCACGAGGGCATGTCCTGGACGCTGGAAGGCACGCTCAACGACTTCGGCATCGCCACCATGGCCCAGGGCCTGTCCAGGACCGCGGCTTCGGCCAGGGACAAGCAGCGCTACGACGAGGAAGCCGAGTACTTCCGCTATCGCGCGGCCGAGTACGCCAACCTGTTCGATCGCGACGTGGGCTTCTTCCAGGGCCGCAAGCCCGACGGCCACTGGCGCGTGGACGCGAAGGACTACGATCCGCGCGTGTGGGGCAACGACTACACCGAGTCCTCCGGCTGGACCTTCGCCTTCACCGCCGCGCACGACGGCAACGGCCTGGCCGCGCTGTACGGCGGGCGCGACGCGCTGGCGCGCAAGCTCGACCAGTATTTCGCGACGCAGGAGACGGCCGACCCGAAGTTCAGCGGCTCCTACCGCGGCGTGATCCACGAGATGACCGAAGCGCGCGACGTGCGCATGGGCATGTACGCGCACAGCAACCAGACCGCGCACCACATCGCCTGGATGTACCTCTATGCCGGCCAGCCGTGGAAGACGCAGGCGCTCACCCGCGAGGTGCTGTCGCGGCTGTACCTGGGCAGCGAGATCGGCCAGGGCTATCCGGGCGATGAGGACAACGGCGAGATGTCGGCGTGGTATGTGCTGGCCTCGATGGGCCTGTACCCGCTGCGCATGGGCTCGCCGGACTATGTGATCGGCTCGCCGCTGTTCAAGCAGTCCACGCTCGCGCTGCCTGGCGGGCGGCAGCTGATCGTGCGCGCGGCGAACAACGCACCCGAGAACGTCTACGTGCAGTCGCTCAAGGTCAACGGCAAGCCGTGGACACGGACCTGGATCCCGCATGCGCTGCTGGCGCAGGGCGCGACGCTGGACTTCGTGATGGGGCCGACGCCGTCCAAGTGGGGCAGCGCGCCGCAGGATGCGCCGCCCTCGCTGACGCCCGCGGGCCACGCGCCGACCACGCTGGCCGACGTGATCGGCCGCGACGCGCAGGTGACCGTAGCCGGCCAGGCGGCGCCGGCGCTCGTCGACGACGATGGCGAGACGGTGACGGCGCTGCCCGGTGGCCAGGCGCAGATCGACATCGCCCTGGCCAGTCCCGTGCAGCCGACGTTCTACACGCTCACCAGCGGTGCGCGCGCCATCGAGCACGCCCGCTGGACGCTGGAGGCGCGGCGCGGCAACGGCGGCTGGCAGGCCATCGACACGCGCAGCGACGAGGCCTTCCCCTGGACGCTGCAGACCCGGCCGTTCCGCATTGCCAAGCCGGGGACCTTCGATGCTTATCGCTTGCGTCTGGAGGCGCCGGGCCGCACCGAGCTGGCCGAGATCCAGCTGCTCGCCCCGCATGAGCCGGTGCCGCTGAAGGAGTAA
- a CDS encoding serine hydrolase domain-containing protein codes for MKALRKLGQRMPRLAVVALSCAVLPVFAGAPDAPSARSAEVARYFENCHAVRVCNGSFLVTQHGKLVYQDALGDADASAQAKLTVDHAFDIGSVSKQFAAAAVLRLVERGQLALDDPAAKYLPQLPYADVTLRQLLTHTSGVPDVFPLYTQLLKRGEVTTAMRGDEAVSLLVEHKAPLSFAPGSAFEYSNTGYILLAQIVGRVSGMDYADYLQREFFTPLGMTHTRVRLPDNDALIQPRAWGFIVRPDGSRKPFDQIPNFYPVGPGGIYSTTHDLQLWADALQQGRAMSKANWALATTRATLSDGSEVPYGFGFKLVDSALGRPMVTHGGDWRGFKSDLTLLPEQGIQIVMLTNNAQDDSVEAARDAVEAILAGKPRPVLRTSVHWELYKQADGLDAAQLKRWLDQQWAEKPQRYDFPGQPLEQVAGDLLKRKAADKAVAVLEFNARIHPTSLDALDSLADVYRETGNRQAAIAQVQKMIALKPESRRLRQRLAQLQGQ; via the coding sequence ATGAAGGCTTTACGCAAGCTTGGCCAGCGCATGCCGCGCCTGGCCGTGGTCGCGCTGTCGTGCGCGGTCCTGCCCGTGTTCGCGGGCGCGCCCGACGCACCGTCCGCCCGGTCGGCCGAAGTCGCGCGCTATTTCGAGAACTGCCACGCCGTCCGGGTCTGCAACGGCAGCTTCCTGGTGACCCAGCACGGCAAGCTCGTCTACCAGGACGCGCTGGGAGACGCCGACGCCAGCGCGCAGGCCAAGCTGACGGTGGACCACGCATTCGACATCGGCTCGGTCAGCAAGCAATTCGCGGCCGCGGCCGTGCTGCGCCTGGTCGAGCGCGGACAGCTGGCCCTGGACGACCCGGCCGCCAAGTACCTGCCGCAGCTGCCGTACGCCGACGTCACCCTGCGCCAGCTGCTGACGCATACCTCGGGCGTGCCGGACGTCTTCCCGCTGTACACCCAGCTGCTCAAGCGCGGCGAGGTCACCACCGCGATGCGCGGCGATGAGGCGGTGTCGCTGCTGGTCGAGCACAAGGCGCCGCTGTCGTTCGCGCCCGGCTCGGCGTTCGAGTACAGCAATACGGGCTACATCCTGCTCGCCCAGATCGTCGGCCGCGTCTCGGGCATGGACTACGCCGACTATCTGCAGCGGGAGTTCTTCACTCCGCTGGGCATGACGCACACGCGCGTGCGCCTGCCGGACAACGATGCGCTGATCCAGCCGCGCGCGTGGGGCTTCATCGTCCGCCCGGATGGCAGTCGCAAGCCGTTCGACCAGATCCCGAACTTCTATCCCGTCGGTCCCGGCGGCATCTACTCCACCACGCACGACCTGCAGCTGTGGGCCGACGCGCTGCAGCAGGGGCGGGCGATGTCCAAGGCCAACTGGGCGCTGGCCACGACGCGGGCCACGCTGTCCGACGGCAGCGAGGTGCCGTACGGCTTCGGCTTCAAGCTGGTGGACTCCGCGCTCGGCCGGCCCATGGTCACCCACGGCGGCGACTGGCGCGGCTTCAAGTCGGATCTGACGCTGCTGCCCGAGCAGGGCATCCAGATCGTGATGCTGACCAACAACGCCCAGGACGACAGCGTCGAGGCGGCGCGTGACGCGGTGGAAGCCATCCTGGCCGGCAAGCCGCGCCCGGTGCTGCGGACCTCCGTCCACTGGGAGCTGTACAAGCAGGCCGACGGCCTGGATGCAGCGCAGCTCAAGCGCTGGCTCGACCAGCAGTGGGCCGAGAAGCCGCAGCGCTACGACTTCCCGGGCCAGCCGCTGGAACAGGTCGCCGGCGACCTGCTGAAGCGCAAGGCGGCGGACAAGGCGGTGGCCGTGCTGGAGTTCAATGCACGGATCCATCCCACTTCGCTGGACGCGCTGGACAGCCTGGCCGACGTCTATCGCGAAACGGGCAATCGCCAAGCGGCGATCGCGCAGGTGCAGAAGATGATCGCGCTGAAGCCCGAGTCCAGGCGCCTGCGCCAGCGGCTCGCGCAGCTGCAGGGACAGTGA
- a CDS encoding GntR family transcriptional regulator → MARTAALMIQIATGDPRPIVRQITDAVRMRIATGELAHGQQLPSVRGLAQQLTVNPNTVAKAYAELVAEGWLDARQGMGFYVAPPRQRLSDAERERRLDEAVAKFVNEVVPLGLPSGKVQDRIADAFERALPRKSA, encoded by the coding sequence ATGGCCCGGACCGCAGCGCTGATGATCCAGATCGCCACCGGCGATCCGCGTCCCATCGTCCGCCAGATCACCGATGCGGTCCGGATGCGGATCGCGACCGGTGAACTGGCCCATGGCCAACAGCTGCCCAGCGTGCGCGGGCTGGCGCAGCAGTTGACGGTCAATCCCAACACGGTCGCCAAGGCCTACGCCGAGCTGGTGGCCGAAGGCTGGCTCGATGCGCGGCAAGGCATGGGCTTCTACGTCGCACCGCCGCGGCAACGGCTCTCCGATGCCGAGCGCGAACGCCGGCTGGACGAGGCGGTCGCCAAGTTCGTCAACGAGGTGGTCCCGCTCGGGCTGCCCTCCGGCAAGGTGCAGGACCGCATCGCCGATGCGTTCGAGCGCGCGCTCCCGCGCAAGAGCGCCTGA
- a CDS encoding ABC transporter ATP-binding protein, translated as MGTPDSPSALDGTQDLAIETTQLSKRYGDKFALDGLDLRIRRGQIHAMVGANGAGKSTLFRILLGFLSPSSGHARILGRDSQQLTPGDRARIGFVNEEHTLPGWMRVSEITAMQRRQYPQWSQPVFDEVIGHYRLLPTQKIAQLSRGERAGFNLAMALAQRPALLILDEPTLGLDVVAKRAFLESLLHTNAMQDGTVLYCSHQMEEIERIADNLILLEDGRLRHMSAPEAFCERVTYWIADIPFKGPAHGTIPGLMEARTLDGLQHYLVLDQDETFAEFLRAAGARSINAMPVSLDRAVNAFLSMRHAAPPAH; from the coding sequence ATGGGCACGCCCGACTCCCCGAGCGCCCTGGACGGCACGCAGGACCTGGCGATCGAGACGACGCAGCTGAGCAAGCGCTACGGAGACAAGTTCGCGCTGGACGGGCTGGACCTGCGCATCCGCCGTGGACAGATCCATGCCATGGTCGGCGCCAACGGGGCGGGCAAGTCGACGCTGTTCCGCATCCTGCTTGGCTTCCTCTCGCCCAGCAGCGGGCACGCGCGCATCCTCGGCCGCGACAGCCAGCAGCTGACGCCCGGCGATCGCGCGCGCATCGGCTTCGTCAACGAGGAACACACGCTGCCGGGCTGGATGCGGGTCAGCGAGATCACCGCCATGCAGCGCCGCCAGTATCCGCAGTGGAGCCAGCCGGTGTTCGATGAGGTCATCGGCCACTACCGGCTGCTTCCCACGCAGAAGATCGCCCAGCTCTCGCGCGGTGAACGCGCCGGGTTCAACCTGGCCATGGCCCTGGCGCAGCGGCCGGCGCTGCTGATCCTCGACGAACCCACCCTGGGCCTGGACGTGGTCGCCAAGCGCGCGTTCCTGGAATCGCTGCTGCACACCAACGCCATGCAGGACGGCACGGTCCTCTACTGCTCGCACCAGATGGAAGAGATCGAGCGCATCGCCGACAACCTGATCCTGCTCGAGGACGGCAGGCTCAGGCACATGTCGGCACCGGAGGCGTTCTGCGAGCGCGTGACCTACTGGATCGCGGACATCCCGTTCAAGGGTCCAGCGCACGGGACGATTCCCGGCCTGATGGAAGCGCGCACGCTCGACGGCCTGCAGCACTACCTGGTGCTCGACCAGGACGAGACCTTCGCCGAATTCCTGCGCGCCGCGGGCGCGCGCTCGATCAACGCCATGCCGGTCAGCCTGGACCGCGCGGTCAACGCCTTCCTCTCGATGCGCCACGCGGCGCCGCCGGCGCACTGA